In a genomic window of Acropora muricata isolate sample 2 chromosome 2, ASM3666990v1, whole genome shotgun sequence:
- the LOC136893967 gene encoding ladderlectin-like codes for MISTGFSRTSPDNSKRSLAKTAKPQEKQSFVVNNNCGLGQNERQTLSLIKEKVDEIAAKMKNESACSTGWVQHGKSCYIVIDIPTAEWSAARRNCLKFGADLAKITSKDENQFVYNLIGNQAYTTSLGVWLGLHRKADTKFYWTDGTLLAGYNNWGAGEPNNPSTEKCAQLYGKSNSRRGTWNDCLCKIAGNGIAPVILCQKVLK; via the exons ATGATTTCCACCGGATTTTCCAGAACCAGCCCGGACAACTCAAAGCGATCACTGGCTAAAACCGCTAAACCGCAAGAGAAGCAGAGCTTCGTGGTAAATAACAACTGCGGTCTCGGACAAAACGAACGCCAAACTCTGTCGCTCATCAAGGAGAAAGTTGACGAAATTGCCGCAAAAATGAAGAACG AATCTGCATGTTCCACTGGCTGGGTTCAACATGGAAAGTCGTGTTACATTGTTATCGATATTCCAACCGCGGAGTGGAGCGCTGCGAGACGAAATTGCCTGAAATTTGGAGCAGATCTCGCTAAAATCACCTCCAAAGACGAAAACCAGTTTGTTTATAACCTAATTGGAAATCAAGCCTACACTACAAGTCTTGGGGTTTGGTTAGGTCTTCACAGAAAGGCAGACACCAAGTTCTACTGGACAGACGGCACCCTCCTAGCGGGTTATAACAATTGGGGTGCTGGTGAACCGAACAATCCGTCAACTGAGAAGTGTGCTCAGCTCTATGGTAAATCAAACAGTCGGAGGGGAACGTGGAACGACTGCCTGTGCAAAATCGCGGGAAATGGCATCGCTCCAGTAATTCTCTGCCagaaagttttaaaataa